A DNA window from Bacteroidota bacterium contains the following coding sequences:
- a CDS encoding enoyl-CoA hydratase/isomerase family protein: MSEILLYEVKDKVATITLNRPERYNAFDNPMSFEFIDALKEARKDPGVRAVVLTGAGKAFCSGQDLQAVVGTKRSLGESVDKRYNPMVRLITQTEKPFICRMNGVAAGAGASLALACDYVVAVDTASMVWAFANIGLVLDSGSSFFLPRLVGRQKAFEIATLGEKLPIAEAYRLGLVNQVVPAEQLDETVAAIAQRYANAPTKAIGLIKRMLHRSFESSLDDMLEQEKFGQETAGRTEDYQEGVNAFVEKRKPTYQGK; the protein is encoded by the coding sequence ATGTCTGAAATCCTGCTCTACGAAGTCAAAGACAAGGTCGCGACAATCACCCTCAACCGGCCCGAACGCTACAATGCGTTTGACAATCCGATGAGTTTTGAGTTCATCGATGCCCTCAAGGAGGCGCGCAAGGATCCGGGGGTGCGTGCGGTCGTGCTCACGGGCGCGGGCAAGGCATTTTGCTCCGGGCAGGATTTACAGGCAGTGGTCGGAACGAAACGCAGTCTGGGCGAATCGGTTGACAAACGCTACAATCCCATGGTGCGATTGATCACGCAAACCGAAAAGCCCTTCATTTGCCGTATGAATGGCGTTGCCGCAGGCGCGGGCGCGAGCTTGGCCTTGGCTTGCGACTACGTCGTCGCCGTCGATACCGCCTCGATGGTCTGGGCATTTGCCAATATTGGCTTGGTGCTTGACAGCGGATCGTCCTTTTTCCTTCCCCGACTCGTCGGCCGCCAAAAAGCATTCGAAATCGCGACTTTGGGTGAGAAGCTTCCGATCGCAGAGGCGTATCGTCTTGGATTGGTCAATCAGGTCGTACCGGCCGAGCAACTCGACGAGACGGTTGCTGCCATCGCGCAGCGTTACGCCAATGCCCCGACCAAGGCCATCGGCCTGATCAAACGCATGTTGCACCGCAGCTTTGAGTCGTCGCTCGACGATATGCTGGAGCAGGAAAAATTCGGGCAGGAAACCGCAGGCCGCACTGAGGATTATCAGGAAGGCGTGAATGCATTCGTAGAAAAAAGGAAACCGACCTATCAAGGCAAATAA